The region GAGCACCTCCCCGAGGGCCTGGGAGACGCACGCGTGGTCGACCTCGGCTGCGGGAACGGCGTCCTCGCCATCGCATCAGCCGCGCGCAACCCCGAGGCCCGCTACCTGCTCGTCGACGAGTCGGCCGCCGCGGTCGCGAGCGCGCAGGCGTCGTGGCAGGCCAACCTTCCCGGCCGGCCAGTCGATCTGCTGCTCGCCGACGGGCTGAGCGACGCCGCGCCGGCATCGGCGGACACGGTACTGTGCAACCCGCCCTTCCACGGCGGCACGACCGTCGACGAATGGCTCGGACGCCGCCTGCTCGACCAGGCGCATCGGGCACTGCGGCCCGGCGGCGAACTGTATGTCGTCGCCAACCGGCACCTGGCCCATCACCGCCATCTGCGGCAGACCTTCGCGCGGGTCGACGTGCTCGGCTCGGACCCCAGGTTCAGCGTGCTGCGCGCGGTCCGCTGAAGCCCTCAGCACGCGGCGCGACCGGCTTTACCGCGTCGCGGCCACCGAGTCGGCGACCTTGCGCGCCCCCCGCTCCGCCTGGTCCTCGCTCGGCGCCTCGACCATCCCCCGGACCAGTTGCTCGGTCCCGCTGGGACGCAGCAGGATCCGGCCGGCCCCGGCGAGCTCGACCTCGGCGCGGCGGACCGCCTCGGCCACCGGACGGGCGGACGCCGCCCGCTCCCGGTCGGCGACCGGCACGTTGATCATCACCTGCGGCAGCCTCGTGACGACCGAGCCGAGCTCGGCCAGGGTGCGGCCGGTCTGTGCCATCCGCGCCATCAGGTGCAGCGCGGTCAGGAGGCCGTCGCCGGTGGTCGCGTCCTTCAGGAACACCACGTGCCCGGACTGCTCCCCCCCGAGCGCCAGCCGGTCAGCGCGCAGCCGCTCCAGCACGTACCGGTCCCCGACCGCCGTGGTCGCGACCGAGATGCCGTGCTCGGCCATGGCGTTGTGGAAGCCCAGGTTGCTCATGACGGTGGCGACGACCGTGTCGTCGGTGAGCTCCCCGGCCTCCTTGAGCCCGATCGCGCAGATCGCGAGGATCTGGTCGCCGTCGATGTCCTTGCCGGCGGCGTCCACCGCGAGGCAGCGGTCGGCGTCGCCGTCGTGCGCGATGCCGAGATCCGCGCCGTGCTCGACGACCGCGGCGCGCAGCGAGTCCAGATGGGTGGAGCCGACCCCGTCGTTGATGTTGGTGCCGTTCGGCTCGGCGCCCATGACGACCACGTCGGCCCCGGCGCGCCGGTAGGCCTCGGGCGCGATCAGAGACGAGGCGCCGTGGGCGCAGTCGACGACGACCTTCAGTCCCGACAGGTCGGCGGGGACCGCGGTGAGTAGGTGATCGGCGTACGCCGCGGCGCCCTCGGCGTGATCGGTGACGCGGCCGACGTCGGCCCCCGTCGGACGCTGCCACGGTGCGTCGTCGTCGAGGATCAGCGCCTCGATCTCTGCCTCGGTGTCGTCGGGAAGCTTGTGGCCGCCGGCGGCGAAGATCTTGATGCCGTTGTCGGGCATCGGGTTGTGGCTCGCCGACAGCATCACGCCCAGATCGGCGCGGAAGTGTGCGGTCAGGAAGGCAAGCGCCGGCGTGGGCAGCATCCCGACGCGGATGACGTCGGCGCCGGCGGAGGTGAGCCCTGCGACGACCGCTCCCTCCAGCATCTCGCCGCTGGCGCGCCCGTCACGGCCGATGACCGCCACCGGACGGCGGTCCTGCACGTCGCGCAGCAGCACCCGCGCCGCCGCCTCTCCGACGCGCAGCGCCAGCGACGGGGTCAGCAGATCGCCGTTAGCCAGCCCGCGCACCCCGTCGGTGCCGAACAGTCTTCCCATGTGCCTCGTCCTTTCCGGGCCCGAGTACGACCGGAGGGGGCGTCCTGGTGGACACCCCCTCCGGTCTCGTAGCTCTTAGCGCTTGCTGTACTGCGGAGCCTTGCGGGCCTTCTTCAAGCCGTACTTCTTGCGCTCCTTCACCCGCGGGTCGCGGGTGAGGAAGCCGGCCTTCTTCAACGGCGGGCGGTCCTCGGACTCCAGCTCGGTCAGCGCGCGGGCGATCCCCAGTCGCAGGGCACCGGCCTGGCCAGTGATGCCGCCGCCCTTGAGCAGGGCGATGACGTCGTACTGGTCTTCCTTCTCCAGCGTGACGAAGGGCTCCTTGATGAGCTGCTGGTGGACCTTGTTCGGGAAGTAGTTCTCCAGCTCGCGGCCGTTCAGCGAGAACTTGCCGGTGCCGGGCACCAGGCGGACGCGAACGATGGCCTCCTTGCGGCGGCCGACGGTCTGTACCGGCTTGTCAGCGAAAGCAGTGGTCATGCGTGTATCCCTCGAATCTCGCCGGCGCCTACTGGGCGACCTGGTCGATGGTGAAGACCTGTGGGTTCTGCGCCGCGTGCGGGTGCTCCGAGCCGGCGTACACCTTCAGCTTGCGGATCTGCTTGGCGCCCATCTTGTTGTGCGGCAGCATGCCCTTGACGGCCTTCTCGATGACCCGCTCGGGCCGGGCGCCCTCGAGGACCTCGCCGTAGGTGCGCGACTTCAAGCCGCCCGGGTGGCCGGAGTGCCGGTAGTCGAGCTTCTGGTCACGCTTGTTACCGGTCAGCGCGACCTTCTCGGCGTTGATCACGACGACGAAGTCGCCGGTGTCGACGTGCGGGGCGTACTGCGGCTTGTGCTTGCCGCGCAGCAGGCTCGCTGCGTGCGTGGCAAGACGACCGAGGACGACGTCCTTGGCATCGATGACATGCCAGACGCGAGTGACCTCGCCGGGCTTCGGGCTGTACGTACGCACTTGAACTGCCTCTTCGCTACCTCGTGTGGAGACCTGCCGGGCGCAGTGGTCTCGCCTTGACGAACTCTTTTGGTGGCCGGGCGCCGAACGGATGAACAGGGCGCTACGTGCAGGCCACTGTGCAATGTGTCGGCGCAAGGCGCGGGTCGTGCGGTTGCCGCGACCCGGCGGCGGAGAGCACCCCACGCGCACAATTGGCCAACGGACCGACGATTTACTTTACAGGCTGGCCAGGAATCGGTCAAAGCGCTGCCGAAGCCTCTTGGGTGGCCTCCCTCACCCCAGCGACCGCCGTGGCGCGGGGCTAAGGTCGACAGCATGCCGCCTTCCCTGATGCCCGTCGACCAGTATGCCGACGTGGTTCGCGACCTGCTGGGCGTGGCCACTCCCACGCCGGTCCCGCTGGCGGAGGCGGATGGCCTGGTCCTCGCCGCGGACCTCGTCGCCGAGGTGCCGCTGCCGACCTTCGCCAACTCCGCGATGGACGGGTACGCGGTACGCCACAGCGACCTGGCAGCCGCCGGGCCCACCACCTTGCCGGTGTGCGCCGACATCCCGGCCGGACGCATCGACGTCCCGCCGCTGGCCCCGGGCAGTGCGGCGCGGATCATGACCGGTGCGCCGGTGCCCGACGGCGCCGACACTGTGATCCCGGTCGAGTTCACCGATGCCTCGGCCACCGGGGACGCGCCCGCCGAGGTGACCTTCCTCGAGACCGTCGAGCGAGGCCGACACGTGCGGCCGCGTGGCGAGGAGGCCGAGACCGGTGATGTCCTGCTGAGCGCCGGAACCGCGCTCACCCCGCCCGCGCTGGGGCTGGCCGCCGCGGCGGGCCATGCAACCGTGCTGGCCTACCCGCGCCCGCGGGTGCTGGTGCTCTCGACCGGCAGCGAGCTGGTGACTCCGGGGCGGCCGTTGCAGCACGGGCAGATCTACGAGTCGAACTCTGTCGTCCTGGTCAGCGCCCTGGAGCGGATCGGCGCCCGCGCCCGCGCGCTCCAGCTGGTCGAGGACGACGTCGAGACCTTCCACCGCCGGCTGCGGGACGAGGCTGCGGACGCCGACCTGATCGTGACCAGCGGCGGCGTCAGCGCCGGAGCCTTCGAGGTCGTCAAGGAGGCGCTGGAGGGCGCGGTGGAGTTCGTGAAGACGGGGATGCAGCCGGGCATGCCGCAAGGTTGCGGCCGGTTCGAGGGGACGCCGATCGTGACGCTACCCGGCAACCCGGTGAGCGTCTACGTGTCGTTCGAGGTCTATCTGCGCGGCGCGCTGCTGGCCTGGATGGGCTGCGCGGACACGGAGCGGCCCGGGTTCGTCGGCACCTGGAAGGGCCCACGGCAGGGCTCCCCGGCCGACAAGCGGCAGTTCCTCCGGGGCGTGTGCGACGTCCCCGAGGGGACCGTCACGCCGGTCGGCGCTCCCCCGTCGCACCTGCTGGCCGCGCTGGCGCGCGCCAACTGCCTGGTCGTCATCCCCGAGGGCCAGGCCTCGGTGAGCCCGGGCGACGACGTCGAGATCTGGCTGCTGGACTCCGCCCTCTAGTGCCAGAAAGGAACCCCATGAGCGAGCTCACGCACGTCGACTCCAGCGGGCAGGCCCGCATGGTGGACGTCTCCGGCAAGGAGGTCACCGCCCGGCAGGCCACCGCCACCGCGCGGCTGCTGACCACGCCCGACGTCGTCGCGCTGCTGCGCGGGGAGGGCGTGCCCAAGGGCGACGCGCTGGCGGTTGCGCGGGTCGCCGGCATCGCCGCCGCGAAGCGCACCCCGGGTCTCATTCCGCTGTGCCACCCGATCGCGATCCACTCGGTGAAGGTCGAGCTCGAGGTGGTGGACGACGGGGTGCTGATCAGCGCCACCGTGCGCACCGCCGACCGCACCGGCATCGAGATGGAGGCGCTGACCAGCGCGGCCGTGGCCGGCTTGAACCTCATAGACATGGTGAAGGCGGTCGATCCTGCCGCGAGCATCACCGACGTCCGCGTCGAGCAGAAGCTCGGCGGCAAGACCGGCCAATGGAATCGAGCATGAGTACCGAGAAGCTGACCGGCCAGGCGGTCGTCATCACCGCATCGAACCGCGCGAACGCCGGCGTGTACGAGGACGAGAGTGGGGCGCTGCTGGAGCGCGAGCTGAGCGGCCTGGGGCTGACCGTGCGTCGGGAGGTGCTCCCCGACGACCTGACCCGCCTTGGTGACGCGCTGCGTCAGGCGGTGGCGGAGGGCGTGGATCTGGTGCTGACGACCGGCGGCACCGGCCTCACGCCCAGCGACGTCACGCCGGAGGCGACCGCCGCGGTGATCGAGCGGCCGGCTCCAGGGCTGGCCGAGGCGATCCGGGCGTACGGCGCTCCCAAGGTGCCGACCGCCGTCCTCTCCCGCGGGCTTGCGGGAGTAGCCGGCCGCACCCTGATCGTCAACCTGCCCGGGTCCACCGGCGGCGTCCGCGACGGCCTGCAGGTGCTGCGGCCGCTGCTGCCGCACATCCTCAGCCAGCTGGCCGGTGGCGACCACGCGCGCGACTGAACCGGCCGACGAGAGCGAGAGGGTGGGTGACCAGCAGGTCACCCACCCTCTTGATCGCGGCTAGCTGTACTAACCGGGGACGTTGATCGAAGACTTACGCGAAGAGTTGCCGAGCGGCGCGGCGGGCGAGATCGTCTGTTTGAAGATCGGGGGTAGCGCCTTCGGCTGCAAGGGATGCAAGCCCGTGAACCAGGGACCAGGCCACGTGCGCTGCTTCCGAGGTTGTCAGGTGTGCCCTGCGTTCTGCGGGTATTGATTCGACGCCTGCCATAAGCGCCTCCATCGAGGATGCCCGGGCTGCACTCAACTCACCGTCATCGGCGTGGAGCAGCTCCGGCCTGTGCATCACGGCGTAGTGGCCAGGGTGCTCACGTGCGAACCTGACGTACGCGACTGCTGCCTCGTCGAAGCCACCAGCCGTGGCTGCGGCCACATCGGCGGCAAGCAGGCGCAGACCTTGCGCGGCTAGCGCCGTGAGCAGGCCTCGTCGATCGCCGAAATGATGCGCGGGTGCGCCATGCGAGACCCCGGCCCGACGGGCAAGCTCGCGCAGCGACAGTGAACTGGGTCCAACCTCGTCGATCATCTGCGCCGACTCGTCGAGGAGTGCTCGTCTTAGGTCGCCGTGGTGATATCCGTCGCTCATGACCACACCCTATGAGTTCGATCTAGGCATCGACCAGATCAAAGGCTAGCCTGATCTAGTCATTGTCTAGATAGGGAGTTCCCATGGCACCTTTGATCGTCCTACTCGTCTTCACAACTCTTGCCCGAGCGGTGGGGGCGCTGGGCGTCGGCTACGTCGCCTCCTGGCCCGCCGCCACGGCTGTGGGGCTGGCTGCCATGTTCATCGTGACCGGCGCCAGCCACTTCTTCCCTGCACGGCGGGCAGGGCTCATCGCCATCGTCCCACCGGCTCTCAAGCATCCCGCCGCGCTGGTCGCACTCACCGGCGTGCTCGAGCTGCTGGGTGCCGTCGCCCTTCTCGTTCCTCCCGAGGCGGGACAGCTGCGCGTGGCAGCAGCGCTCAGTCTGGCCGTGCTGCTGTTCGTGATGTTCCCCGCGAATGTCTACGCGTCACAAGCCCGTAGGTCTGAGCACTCACCCAACACGCCCCTGCCGCAGCGAACGGCGATGCAGTGCGTCTTCATCGCGGCGACACTCTTCGTGGCTCTGGCTTCATGACACGAGGACATCACGCCAACGCCGCTCTCACGCCCCGACACCGACTCAAGGTCGCCCGTCTCGTCGCCGACGACGGCTGGCCGATCAGTGAAGTCGCCGCGCGGTTCCAAGTGTCATGGCCGACCGTGAAGCGATGGGTCGACCGCTACCTGGTCGGCGAGTCCATGCAGGACCGGTCGTCGCGCCCGAGGACTTCGCCGAACAAGACCCGAAGTCGGTGACGAAGCGCTGCGTGAGCCTTCGAATGCGACTGCGGGAAGGGCCCGTTCAGCTCGCTTCCCGACTCGACATCGCACCGTCCACCGTGCATCGCATCCTCACCACAGCGCGCCTGAACCGGTTGTCCTACGTGGACCGCGCCACCGGTGAGCCCGTCCGCCGGTACGAGCACCCTCACCCCGGGTCGCTGGTTCACGTGGACGTGAAGAAGGTCGGGAACATCCCTGACGGTGGCGGTTGGCGGTACGTCGGCCGCCGCCAAGGCGAGAAGAACCGCGCCGCCACGCCAGGCAAGCCACGCAACCAGTACGGCGGCCCGAAACTCGGGTACGCGTTCGTCCACACCGTCATCGACGACCACTCCCGCGTCGCATACACCGAGGTCCGCGACGACGAGACCGCCATCACTGCCGTCGCCGTCCTTCGCCGGGCGGTGCAGTGGTTCGCCGGCCATGGCGTCACCATCGAGCGGGTGCTGTCGGACAACGGTGGGGCGTACCGCTCGCACCTGTGGCGCGACACCTGCCATGGCCTGTCGATCACGCCGAAACGGACCCGCCCGTACCGCCCGCAGACCAATGGGAAGGTGGAGCGCTTCCACCGGACGATGGCCGACGGGTGGGCCTACGCCCGCTGCTACACCAGCGAGCAAGAACGCCGCGACGCGCTCGAGCCGTGGCTAGGGCACTACAACGAAGTGCGACCGCATACCGCGTGCGGTAACCAGCCGCCACACACCAAACTCAGAGCGGCTGGCTACTCTTCGGTGACTTCGACGCCCACGCCGGGCGGCTCCTCGGTGAAGAACTCGGGGTCCGAGTAGGGAAGGATCGTCCAGTGAAGATCCTCCGCCGAGTCGATCCGGCTAGGAACGGAGGCGTCTTGTTGGCGGGTGTGGTCCTGGATCAGATGCATCTGAACTACCTCGGCCGCTCGACGAATCTGCTCCACGATCCCCCCGGCGGGTATGTCCAGCGGCGAGGAGATCCGGTCGGCTACACGGTCGACATAGAAGCCAGCCTGCTTGTCGAGGTTCCGCTGCCGCGCCAACCCATGGAACGTCTCCAAGTCCGGCAACTGGTAGTACTCGATCCGACGGTCTGGGTCCCAGAAGCCACCCAGACCTGACGCAAACTGCTCCGCCACCTGCAGCTTTTCTGCATGTGGTGCGCGGGTGGTGCGTAGGCCGTCCGGAACCCGAACCAGGCCAGGTTCGTGAGGCTGCACCCCGTAGAGGCCCAAAGGCGCACTCCACTCCCACTCGGCGGCCTCGTAAAGCCAGCGTGCCTTCGCCACTTCCTCCATCGCGAGCACCAGGAGCGCCTGAGCCCGGCCGGCACTGCCCCGGTCCGCCAGGGCGTGGGCATCCTCCACAAGCGCCACCGCGTTCGCCATCAGGGACTTCCACCATCGGCGCGCGAAGTCTGCGCTGACCTCTTCAACCTGCGGCTCGCCCATGCAGCGAGTATCTCGCGTCACCGGCCGATCCTCGATCAACGTCTCCGGTCAGTACAGCTAGCGGCAGCAACCCTACCGGTGGTGCGCCGTCCGACCGCGCCGTCCGCCGGCGATGGCCAGCAGCCCAGCGGCGATCAACGCGAACGCGACGCTGCCCAGCCCGCCCGCCTCGACGCCGGTCTGGGCGAGCGACGGCTTACCGGTCGGGGGCTGCGGCTGCGGACCGATCGGCTGCGGGTTCCCTGGCGTTCCCGGGTTCCCCGGGTTCTTCGGCTCCGGCGTGTACGCGTGGTACGGATTGTCGTCGTCCACCGGCTTGTCGGTGAGCTGACCCTTGCCCGTCACCGACGCCACATCCGTATGGGGCTCACCCGGCTGCACACCCGTCAGCTGGGCCGTGCACGTGAACGACGCATCGACCGCGAACGGGCCCGCCCATGTGGTGCCCGCTGAACCATCCGGGAACGCGCAGCTCAGATCGGACACCGCGCCCGAACCTGCGGTCACCTCATCGCTCACCACCACATCGACCAACGGCTCGTCACCGTCGTTCGTGATCGTGAACACCAGATCGGTCGAGCCGTCCGGCAGCAGCACGCTCTGCTCGACCGTGTCCGCGTCGTTGCCGGCGGCGTCCTTCTTCACGATGTCCACGGACGGCTCGGGAGCCAGTTCCGCGGTGTTCGTGACCTCGACGTACGCCGTGGTCTGATCGCCGACGGTGATCGTCGCCGAGGTGCCGTCCGGAGCGATCTCGACGCCGGGGCTGCCTGCGGGGTTCGCGAAGACCGGAGCTCCCCACGTGATGCCCGGGACGGCCGGTGGGGTGGCCTCAGTGAGGGTCACGACCGTGCCGACCGGCAGGCCGTGCAGCTCTCCCGCCGCGCCGCCGGCAGTCACCGCGATCTTCTTGGTCGTGGCGACGCCGTCGACCGTGTAGGTCGCGAGCATGGTGAACTGAGCGTCGCCCGGAACCTGCGAGGCGCCGTCCCCCGCGATCGGCTGCTTCAGGACGCCGATCCCGCCGAAGCCCGGGCCGTCGGCGGTGCCGCCGCCCTGCGAGTTTCGGGTAACCGTGTCCTGCACGTGGGTCCCGGCGATTTCGGCGGTGTTCGAGTAGCTCTGCCCCACGTTGCTGTTGTCGGTCTTCGCGTAGTAGGTGATCCGGTAGAACTCGCCCGGGTCGATGGTGCCCGGCGCGAACACCGCCGTGAAGCCGTCCTTCGTCACGGTGAGGCTGACGCCGTCCGTGAAGGTCTCCCACGTCCCCTGCTGCGGGTTGGTCAGGACCTGCACCTCGACGGGCGGGGTGATCGACTGGCCAGGTGACATCGTGTCGGTCACGGTCACCGGGATCGTGTTGTCGACCTTCGAACCGGGGATGAGGACCTGCCAGTGAATCACTGTGCGGTCGTCGTTACCGAACCATCCCCACTTGTCGATGTGCTCCGGGTACTCGGGGGTGCCGGGCTCGATTCCCCCGTCGCCGGGGAGGTCGACGGGCACCTCGCCCGTCACGGTGCCGAAATCGACCGTCGTGCTCTCGGTCGCCTGCACCGCCTGGGCGTTCACCCAGACGCTCCCGGCGAGGTAGTCATACTTTTGTGATCCGTCTGCGTCGAGCACGCCGTCGGTGAAGGTGCAGGTGACCGTGCTCGGGTCGCCGCCTGCGGTGCAGGCCGCGATCGTCGTCCCATCAGGATGCACGAGATTCCACGCGAGATTGACGGTCCTGAGCTCCGGCGGCAGCGTAAGCACAAAGCTGTCGCCTGGCTGGACCTGCACACCCTGGGTGTTGTAGTCGAACGACACCCTGGTCGACTGCCACTGGA is a window of Blastococcus sp. Marseille-P5729 DNA encoding:
- the glmM gene encoding phosphoglucosamine mutase → MGRLFGTDGVRGLANGDLLTPSLALRVGEAAARVLLRDVQDRRPVAVIGRDGRASGEMLEGAVVAGLTSAGADVIRVGMLPTPALAFLTAHFRADLGVMLSASHNPMPDNGIKIFAAGGHKLPDDTEAEIEALILDDDAPWQRPTGADVGRVTDHAEGAAAYADHLLTAVPADLSGLKVVVDCAHGASSLIAPEAYRRAGADVVVMGAEPNGTNINDGVGSTHLDSLRAAVVEHGADLGIAHDGDADRCLAVDAAGKDIDGDQILAICAIGLKEAGELTDDTVVATVMSNLGFHNAMAEHGISVATTAVGDRYVLERLRADRLALGGEQSGHVVFLKDATTGDGLLTALHLMARMAQTGRTLAELGSVVTRLPQVMINVPVADRERAASARPVAEAVRRAEVELAGAGRILLRPSGTEQLVRGMVEAPSEDQAERGARKVADSVAATR
- the rpsI gene encoding 30S ribosomal protein S9, encoding MTTAFADKPVQTVGRRKEAIVRVRLVPGTGKFSLNGRELENYFPNKVHQQLIKEPFVTLEKEDQYDVIALLKGGGITGQAGALRLGIARALTELESEDRPPLKKAGFLTRDPRVKERKKYGLKKARKAPQYSKR
- the rplM gene encoding 50S ribosomal protein L13; translated protein: MRTYSPKPGEVTRVWHVIDAKDVVLGRLATHAASLLRGKHKPQYAPHVDTGDFVVVINAEKVALTGNKRDQKLDYRHSGHPGGLKSRTYGEVLEGARPERVIEKAVKGMLPHNKMGAKQIRKLKVYAGSEHPHAAQNPQVFTIDQVAQ
- the glp gene encoding gephyrin-like molybdotransferase Glp; translation: MPPSLMPVDQYADVVRDLLGVATPTPVPLAEADGLVLAADLVAEVPLPTFANSAMDGYAVRHSDLAAAGPTTLPVCADIPAGRIDVPPLAPGSAARIMTGAPVPDGADTVIPVEFTDASATGDAPAEVTFLETVERGRHVRPRGEEAETGDVLLSAGTALTPPALGLAAAAGHATVLAYPRPRVLVLSTGSELVTPGRPLQHGQIYESNSVVLVSALERIGARARALQLVEDDVETFHRRLRDEAADADLIVTSGGVSAGAFEVVKEALEGAVEFVKTGMQPGMPQGCGRFEGTPIVTLPGNPVSVYVSFEVYLRGALLAWMGCADTERPGFVGTWKGPRQGSPADKRQFLRGVCDVPEGTVTPVGAPPSHLLAALARANCLVVIPEGQASVSPGDDVEIWLLDSAL
- the moaC gene encoding cyclic pyranopterin monophosphate synthase MoaC, which gives rise to MSELTHVDSSGQARMVDVSGKEVTARQATATARLLTTPDVVALLRGEGVPKGDALAVARVAGIAAAKRTPGLIPLCHPIAIHSVKVELEVVDDGVLISATVRTADRTGIEMEALTSAAVAGLNLIDMVKAVDPAASITDVRVEQKLGGKTGQWNRA
- a CDS encoding molybdenum cofactor biosynthesis protein B; protein product: MSTEKLTGQAVVITASNRANAGVYEDESGALLERELSGLGLTVRREVLPDDLTRLGDALRQAVAEGVDLVLTTGGTGLTPSDVTPEATAAVIERPAPGLAEAIRAYGAPKVPTAVLSRGLAGVAGRTLIVNLPGSTGGVRDGLQVLRPLLPHILSQLAGGDHARD
- a CDS encoding TetR/AcrR family transcriptional regulator, with the protein product MSDGYHHGDLRRALLDESAQMIDEVGPSSLSLRELARRAGVSHGAPAHHFGDRRGLLTALAAQGLRLLAADVAAATAGGFDEAAVAYVRFAREHPGHYAVMHRPELLHADDGELSAARASSMEALMAGVESIPAERRAHLTTSEAAHVAWSLVHGLASLAAEGATPDLQTDDLARRAARQLFA
- a CDS encoding DoxX family protein, giving the protein MAPLIVLLVFTTLARAVGALGVGYVASWPAATAVGLAAMFIVTGASHFFPARRAGLIAIVPPALKHPAALVALTGVLELLGAVALLVPPEAGQLRVAAALSLAVLLFVMFPANVYASQARRSEHSPNTPLPQRTAMQCVFIAATLFVALAS
- a CDS encoding AbiV family abortive infection protein encodes the protein MGEPQVEEVSADFARRWWKSLMANAVALVEDAHALADRGSAGRAQALLVLAMEEVAKARWLYEAAEWEWSAPLGLYGVQPHEPGLVRVPDGLRTTRAPHAEKLQVAEQFASGLGGFWDPDRRIEYYQLPDLETFHGLARQRNLDKQAGFYVDRVADRISSPLDIPAGGIVEQIRRAAEVVQMHLIQDHTRQQDASVPSRIDSAEDLHWTILPYSDPEFFTEEPPGVGVEVTEE
- a CDS encoding collagen binding domain-containing protein, with the protein product MSWIRSARDLVRWLIAAAMATALALGMVVTISSTARAADVSQVIDTGSITIENDSTDDPDDPLVQWQSTRVSFDYNTQGVQVQPGDSFVLTLPPELRTVNLAWNLVHPDGTTIAACTAGGDPSTVTCTFTDGVLDADGSQKYDYLAGSVWVNAQAVQATESTTVDFGTVTGEVPVDLPGDGGIEPGTPEYPEHIDKWGWFGNDDRTVIHWQVLIPGSKVDNTIPVTVTDTMSPGQSITPPVEVQVLTNPQQGTWETFTDGVSLTVTKDGFTAVFAPGTIDPGEFYRITYYAKTDNSNVGQSYSNTAEIAGTHVQDTVTRNSQGGGTADGPGFGGIGVLKQPIAGDGASQVPGDAQFTMLATYTVDGVATTKKIAVTAGGAAGELHGLPVGTVVTLTEATPPAVPGITWGAPVFANPAGSPGVEIAPDGTSATITVGDQTTAYVEVTNTAELAPEPSVDIVKKDAAGNDADTVEQSVLLPDGSTDLVFTITNDGDEPLVDVVVSDEVTAGSGAVSDLSCAFPDGSAGTTWAGPFAVDASFTCTAQLTGVQPGEPHTDVASVTGKGQLTDKPVDDDNPYHAYTPEPKNPGNPGTPGNPQPIGPQPQPPTGKPSLAQTGVEAGGLGSVAFALIAAGLLAIAGGRRGRTAHHR